One region of Deinococcus budaensis genomic DNA includes:
- the lysX gene encoding lysine biosynthesis protein LysX, with protein MADLAVLYDRIRPDEKMLFAALDGLGVPYDKVYTPQLRLTFDGAGRAAVPWRVALERCVSQTRGHAVTRALEGLGVRVVNPAHVIELCGDKLATNAALARAGLPTPRTGVAFDGEAALQLIEELGYPAVLKPTVGSWGRMVSRVNDRDAAEAIIEHKEVLGGPQHGVFYVQELIKKPGRDIRAFVVGGECIGAIYRTSAHWITNTARGATASLCPVTPELADLALRSAAAVGGEIVAIDLVEDPQRRNRWGGLLVIEINHTMEFKNSVSTTGVDIPRKMGEYALGLLG; from the coding sequence ATGGCCGACCTCGCCGTCCTCTACGACCGCATTCGCCCTGACGAGAAGATGCTCTTCGCCGCGCTCGACGGGCTGGGCGTGCCCTACGACAAGGTGTACACGCCGCAGCTGCGCTTGACCTTTGACGGCGCGGGCCGCGCGGCGGTGCCCTGGCGGGTCGCGCTGGAGCGCTGCGTGAGCCAGACGCGCGGGCATGCGGTCACCCGGGCGCTGGAGGGGCTGGGCGTGCGGGTGGTCAACCCCGCCCACGTGATCGAGCTGTGCGGCGACAAGCTCGCCACCAACGCGGCGCTGGCCCGCGCCGGGCTGCCCACGCCCCGCACCGGGGTCGCCTTTGACGGCGAGGCCGCGCTGCAATTGATCGAGGAGCTGGGCTACCCGGCTGTCTTGAAGCCCACCGTCGGCTCGTGGGGCCGGATGGTCAGCCGCGTCAACGACCGCGACGCCGCCGAGGCGATCATCGAGCACAAGGAGGTGCTGGGCGGCCCGCAGCACGGCGTCTTCTACGTGCAGGAGCTGATCAAGAAGCCGGGGCGCGACATCCGCGCCTTCGTGGTCGGCGGCGAGTGCATCGGCGCGATCTACCGCACGTCCGCGCACTGGATCACCAACACGGCGCGCGGGGCCACGGCCAGCCTCTGCCCGGTCACACCCGAACTGGCCGACCTGGCGCTGCGTTCGGCGGCGGCCGTCGGCGGCGAAATCGTCGCCATCGATCTGGTCGAGGACCCGCAGCGCCGCAACCGGTGGGGGGGCCTCCTCGTCATCGAGATCAACCACACCATGGAGTTCAAGAACTCGGTCAGCACGACCGGCGTGGATATTCCCCGCAAGATGGGTGAGTACGCGCTGGGCCTGCTGGGCTAA
- the lysW gene encoding lysine biosynthesis protein LysW, producing MTIIQFENPETGATIELSNPELGELVIDDETGVEYEVVSLDPPRLEQAPQEAEDWGE from the coding sequence ATGACCATCATTCAATTTGAAAACCCGGAGACGGGTGCGACCATCGAGCTGAGCAACCCCGAACTGGGCGAACTCGTGATTGACGACGAGACGGGCGTGGAGTACGAGGTCGTCTCCCTCGACCCCCCCCGCCTGGAGCAGGCCCCGCAGGAAGCGGAGGACTGGGGGGAGTAA
- a CDS encoding B12-binding domain-containing radical SAM protein, which translates to MSYWRNTIKPLLEAETGTLYKQAPIRVTLAFPNRYSVGMASLGYQVIYRMFNQEEGVACERAFLPDDVEAFERTGQALPTVESGRDAGDCELFALSVSFELDLTNIIRTLDVAGMRPLREERSDSDPIVMIGGPFTSSNPYPLTPFADVIVIGDGEQIVPVVSEALRESRTREDFYDLIDGMPGIFLPARHVHEPTWATAPKELLPAYSQIVTPHSELSNMFLVEAQRGCPRPCTFCLARTMYGPNRNNQAQELLDTIPDWVEKVGLVGAALSDFPHTKYVGRTLTDRGIKLGVSSIRADTVDAELAEILKAGGLRTFTVASDAPSERLRRWLKKGITTEDLLKTAHISRDLGFKGIKVYMMIGLGPETDDDITELIEFTRELAGINRVALGISPFVPKRHTPHFADPFGGVQTIEKRLKRIQKELRTTAELRNVSAKWAWVESVIARGGPEVGMAAYAIYRNESIGAWKKALDEVGWRDEFEVNTPALHLPPGHYEAREVSAHAEGLAV; encoded by the coding sequence TTGAGTTACTGGCGCAACACCATCAAACCGCTGCTGGAGGCGGAAACCGGGACCCTCTACAAGCAGGCCCCGATCCGCGTCACGCTGGCGTTTCCCAATCGGTACTCGGTCGGCATGGCCTCGCTGGGCTATCAGGTCATCTACCGGATGTTCAACCAGGAAGAAGGGGTCGCCTGCGAGCGGGCCTTTCTGCCCGACGACGTGGAGGCCTTCGAGCGCACCGGGCAGGCCCTGCCCACCGTCGAGTCGGGCCGCGACGCGGGCGACTGCGAGCTGTTCGCGCTGAGCGTGTCCTTCGAGCTGGACCTCACGAACATCATCCGCACGCTGGACGTGGCGGGGATGCGCCCGCTGCGTGAGGAGCGCAGCGACAGCGACCCCATCGTGATGATCGGCGGTCCTTTCACGTCGTCGAACCCCTATCCGCTGACGCCCTTTGCCGACGTGATCGTGATCGGGGACGGCGAGCAGATCGTGCCGGTGGTCAGTGAAGCCCTGCGCGAGTCGCGGACCCGCGAGGACTTCTACGACCTCATCGACGGGATGCCCGGCATCTTCCTGCCTGCCCGCCACGTCCACGAGCCGACCTGGGCGACCGCGCCCAAGGAGCTGCTGCCCGCCTACTCGCAGATCGTGACGCCGCACTCGGAGCTGTCCAACATGTTCCTGGTCGAGGCGCAGCGCGGCTGCCCGCGCCCCTGCACCTTCTGCCTCGCCCGGACGATGTACGGCCCCAACCGCAACAACCAGGCCCAGGAACTGCTGGACACCATCCCCGACTGGGTCGAAAAGGTCGGGCTGGTGGGCGCGGCCCTCTCGGACTTTCCGCACACCAAGTACGTCGGGCGCACGCTGACCGACCGGGGCATCAAGCTGGGCGTGAGCAGCATCCGCGCTGACACGGTGGACGCCGAACTCGCCGAGATTCTCAAGGCGGGGGGCCTGCGGACCTTCACGGTGGCGAGCGACGCGCCCTCTGAGCGCCTGCGCCGCTGGCTGAAAAAGGGCATCACGACCGAGGACCTGCTCAAGACCGCCCACATCAGCCGCGACCTGGGCTTCAAGGGCATCAAGGTCTACATGATGATCGGCCTCGGCCCGGAAACCGACGACGACATCACCGAGCTGATCGAGTTCACCCGGGAACTCGCGGGGATCAACCGGGTCGCCCTGGGCATCAGCCCCTTCGTGCCCAAGCGCCACACGCCCCATTTCGCGGACCCCTTCGGCGGCGTGCAGACCATCGAGAAGCGCCTCAAGCGCATCCAGAAGGAACTGCGCACCACCGCCGAGCTGCGCAACGTGTCGGCCAAGTGGGCCTGGGTCGAGTCGGTGATCGCACGCGGCGGCCCGGAAGTCGGGATGGCCGCCTACGCCATCTACCGCAACGAAAGCATCGGCGCCTGGAAAAAGGCGCTGGACGAGGTGGGCTGGCGCGACGAGTTCGAGGTCAACACGCCCGCGCTGCACCTGCCCCCCGGCCACTACGAGGCGCGCGAGGTCAGCGCCCACGCCGAGGGGCTGGCGGTGTAA
- the icd gene encoding NADP-dependent isocitrate dehydrogenase, producing MTIQDPHSQDPHIQVPTQGEKIRMEGGKLMVPDRPVIPFVEGDGTGPDIWRASVRVLDAAVQQAYGGQRQIEWMEVYAGEKSTQVYGEGEWLPQATVDAFGEYLFGIKGPLTTPVGGGIRSINVALRQQLDLYACVRPVQYFEGVPSPVKRPQDVDMVIFRENTEDIYAGIEYKAGTPEADRVREFLIGEMGVTAIRFPETSSFGVKPVSKEGTERLVRAAIQYAIDNGRKSVSLVHKGNIMKFTEGGFRDWGYELAKREFGGVELDGGPWLQLPGGIVIKDVIADNFLQQILLRPTEYDVIATLNLNGDYLSDALAAQVGGIGIAPGANINYVTGHAIFEATHGTAPKYAGKDVINPSSVILSGEMMLRYMGWTEAADLILKGLDQTIREKTVTYDFARGMEGANEVKTSQFADRIIEHIRQA from the coding sequence ATGACCATTCAAGACCCACACAGCCAAGATCCGCATATCCAGGTGCCCACCCAGGGCGAGAAGATTCGCATGGAGGGGGGCAAGCTGATGGTCCCCGACCGTCCCGTCATCCCCTTCGTGGAGGGCGACGGCACCGGCCCCGACATCTGGCGCGCCTCCGTGCGCGTGCTCGACGCCGCCGTGCAGCAGGCTTACGGCGGTCAGCGCCAGATCGAGTGGATGGAAGTCTACGCGGGCGAGAAGAGCACCCAGGTCTACGGCGAGGGCGAGTGGCTCCCGCAGGCGACCGTGGACGCCTTTGGCGAGTACCTCTTCGGCATCAAGGGGCCGCTCACCACGCCCGTCGGCGGCGGCATCCGCTCCATCAACGTGGCGCTGCGCCAGCAGCTCGACCTGTACGCCTGCGTCCGCCCCGTCCAGTACTTCGAGGGCGTCCCCAGCCCCGTCAAGCGGCCCCAGGACGTGGACATGGTGATCTTCCGCGAGAACACCGAAGACATCTACGCCGGGATCGAGTACAAGGCCGGGACCCCCGAGGCCGACCGCGTGCGCGAGTTCCTGATCGGCGAGATGGGCGTGACTGCGATCCGCTTCCCCGAAACCAGTTCCTTCGGCGTGAAGCCCGTCTCCAAGGAAGGCACCGAGCGCCTCGTCCGCGCCGCCATCCAGTACGCGATCGACAACGGCCGCAAGAGCGTGAGCCTCGTGCACAAGGGCAACATCATGAAGTTCACGGAGGGCGGCTTCCGCGACTGGGGCTACGAGCTGGCCAAGCGCGAGTTCGGCGGCGTGGAACTCGACGGCGGCCCCTGGCTCCAGCTTCCGGGCGGCATCGTGATCAAGGACGTGATCGCCGACAACTTCCTTCAGCAGATCCTGCTGCGCCCCACCGAGTACGACGTGATCGCCACCCTGAACCTCAACGGCGACTACCTCTCCGACGCGCTCGCCGCGCAGGTCGGCGGCATCGGCATCGCGCCGGGGGCTAACATCAACTACGTGACCGGCCACGCGATCTTCGAGGCCACCCACGGCACCGCGCCCAAGTACGCGGGCAAGGACGTGATCAACCCCTCCTCGGTGATCCTCTCCGGCGAGATGATGCTGCGCTACATGGGCTGGACCGAAGCCGCCGACCTGATCCTGAAGGGTCTCGACCAGACCATCCGCGAGAAGACCGTCACCTACGACTTCGCGCGCGGCATGGAAGGGGCCAACGAGGTCAAGACCAGCCAGTTCGCCGACCGCATCATCGAGCACATCCGCCAGGCGTAA
- a CDS encoding DinB family protein, with product MTSAPEWQRWYRIEPQARYTPQIGALVEMLNYARMTTLADVQGLTAEQLWATPPGFGNSIGALLTHMAAVERTYHLFSLEGRDLDLERDAALLGGLSMGREGTPPPTGQSLETLLAELQESRAVTLAALAERDDAWLASRLTLPGFDFPNHHWAWFHVMEDEVNHRGQIRLIRKLVAPAPQPEASA from the coding sequence ATGACCTCTGCCCCCGAGTGGCAACGCTGGTACCGCATCGAACCGCAGGCGCGGTACACCCCGCAGATCGGGGCGCTGGTCGAGATGCTGAACTACGCCCGGATGACCACCCTGGCGGACGTGCAGGGGCTGACCGCCGAGCAGCTCTGGGCCACGCCGCCCGGCTTCGGCAACTCCATCGGGGCGCTGCTGACGCATATGGCGGCGGTGGAGCGGACCTACCACCTCTTTTCGCTGGAGGGCCGTGACCTTGACCTGGAAAGGGACGCGGCCCTGCTGGGGGGCCTGAGCATGGGCCGCGAGGGCACGCCTCCGCCCACCGGGCAGAGCCTGGAGACGCTGCTGGCCGAGTTGCAGGAGAGCCGAGCGGTCACGCTGGCAGCCCTCGCCGAGCGGGACGACGCCTGGCTGGCCTCGCGGCTCACGTTGCCGGGCTTCGACTTTCCCAACCACCACTGGGCCTGGTTCCACGTCATGGAGGACGAGGTCAACCACCGGGGCCAGATTCGCCTGATTCGCAAGCTCGTCGCGCCCGCGCCGCAGCCGGAAGCCTCGGCTTGA
- a CDS encoding cation:proton antiporter regulatory subunit, whose translation MVKLEETPLPGVGVRHDFDGRYGKRVGVITHRDGRREIFVSRRDDPDACAQSIVLSDEEAEAVADLLGGSTITRHVSRLTQDVEGLAIDWLSMPGFSPYAGRLLGDTRMRTRTGASIVAIMRGGQAIPAPGPELPLLPGDTLVVVGTPEGVVRAAGLLSGEDSGAAG comes from the coding sequence ATGGTCAAGCTCGAAGAAACGCCGCTGCCCGGAGTGGGCGTGCGGCACGATTTTGATGGCCGCTACGGCAAGCGCGTGGGCGTGATCACGCACCGGGACGGACGGCGGGAGATTTTCGTCTCGCGGCGCGACGACCCCGATGCCTGCGCCCAGAGCATCGTCCTGAGTGACGAGGAGGCCGAGGCGGTGGCCGACCTGCTGGGCGGCAGCACGATCACCCGGCACGTGTCGCGGCTCACCCAGGATGTCGAGGGGCTGGCGATCGACTGGCTGTCCATGCCGGGTTTCAGCCCCTACGCCGGGCGGCTGCTGGGCGACACCCGGATGCGGACGCGCACGGGCGCGAGCATCGTGGCGATCATGCGCGGCGGGCAGGCGATCCCGGCGCCGGGGCCGGAGCTGCCGCTGCTGCCCGGCGACACGCTGGTGGTGGTGGGCACGCCCGAGGGGGTGGTGCGCGCTGCCGGGCTGCTGAGTGGTGAGGATAGCGGCGCGGCGGGCTGA
- a CDS encoding cation:proton antiporter yields the protein MPLAQLFLELGAVILALAFVGRAAGRLGITPIPLYLLAGIGLGAFMSLGDAPEEFIHIGAEIGAVLLLFTLGLEYTSQELRDNLHANRGVGLLDVGLNFTPGLLAGLLLGFTPLAAVLLGGVTYLTSSGIASKVLADLGRLGNRETPVILSVCVLEDVAMAAYLPVVAALLIGGTLAAVGVNVLVALAAFALAFFLALRYGPLLSRVVNVQSNEALLLSVFGLVLVVAGAADLLRVSAAIGAFLVGIALSGEVAERTRTLIAPLRDLFAAVFFVFFGLQLDLGAVPEVLLPAALLAVVTSITKFYTGWWGAARAGVQARGRFRAGATLIPRGEFSILIAGLGLGLAPTLGPLAAEYVLLTALIGPVLARFDGQLAPLLDRGRPGETQVG from the coding sequence GTGCCCCTGGCGCAACTGTTTCTGGAACTCGGCGCGGTGATCCTGGCGCTGGCCTTTGTGGGCCGGGCGGCCGGCCGGCTGGGCATCACGCCGATTCCGCTGTACCTGCTGGCAGGCATCGGCCTGGGGGCCTTCATGTCGCTGGGGGACGCACCCGAGGAATTCATCCATATCGGGGCCGAGATCGGCGCGGTGCTGCTGCTGTTCACGCTGGGGCTGGAGTACACCAGCCAGGAGCTGCGCGACAACCTGCACGCCAACCGGGGGGTCGGGCTGCTCGACGTGGGCCTGAACTTCACGCCGGGGCTGCTGGCGGGGCTGCTGCTGGGCTTCACGCCGCTGGCGGCCGTGCTGCTGGGCGGCGTGACCTACCTGACCTCCAGCGGGATCGCCTCCAAGGTGCTCGCGGACCTCGGTAGGCTGGGCAACCGCGAGACCCCGGTGATCCTGTCGGTCTGCGTGCTGGAGGACGTGGCGATGGCCGCCTACCTGCCGGTCGTGGCCGCCCTTTTGATCGGCGGCACGCTGGCGGCGGTCGGGGTCAACGTGCTGGTGGCCCTGGCCGCCTTCGCCCTGGCGTTTTTCCTGGCGCTGCGGTACGGCCCCCTGCTCAGCCGGGTGGTCAACGTGCAGAGCAACGAGGCGCTGCTGCTCAGCGTGTTCGGGCTGGTGCTGGTCGTGGCGGGCGCCGCCGACCTGCTGCGGGTGTCGGCGGCCATCGGGGCCTTTCTGGTGGGCATCGCGCTCTCGGGCGAGGTGGCCGAGCGCACCCGCACCCTGATTGCCCCGCTGCGCGACCTCTTCGCGGCCGTGTTCTTCGTGTTTTTCGGTTTGCAGCTGGACCTGGGGGCCGTGCCGGAGGTGCTGCTCCCGGCAGCGCTGCTGGCCGTGGTCACCAGTATCACCAAGTTCTACACCGGCTGGTGGGGGGCGGCGCGGGCGGGCGTGCAGGCGCGCGGTCGGTTTCGCGCCGGGGCCACCCTGATTCCGCGCGGCGAGTTCAGCATCCTGATCGCGGGGCTGGGCCTGGGGCTGGCGCCCACGCTGGGGCCGCTGGCCGCCGAGTACGTGCTGCTCACAGCCCTGATCGGCCCGGTGCTGGCCCGCTTCGACGGCCAGCTCGCGCCGCTGCTGGACCGGGGGCGGCCGGGTGAGACGCAGGTGGGATAA
- a CDS encoding homoaconitate hydratase family protein — MSLSPSRPQTMAEKILSRRGARAVYAGDLAVVDVDQVMVVDSIAQSFIERMERDLAATPRYPGRVSIVVDHVAPASTVSVAQAQKEAREYAAATGVRLFDVGRGICHQVLMEERLAQPGWIVLGSDSHSTTYGAVAAFGTGMGATDIALAAASGKTWLRVPESVKVTLTGDLQPGVSAKDAALEMIRVLGADGATYQSVELHAGDRFTRGERMTLANLCVEAGAKAGLVVPGGEILTAYGYDIPDWVYPDPGAVYVREVEIDLSTLRPRMSAPSEVDNVHDVSDLRGLRVDQVFIGTCTNGRLEDLHAAAEVLRGRRVSPGTRLLVIPASSQVMEQALEDGTLLTLQRAGAALGTPGCGPCMGRHQGVLAPGEVCVSTSNRNFIGRMGDKDARVYLASPAVAAATAVLGRIGLPEDLERRVGA; from the coding sequence ATGTCCCTTTCCCCCTCCCGCCCGCAGACGATGGCGGAAAAGATCCTCTCCCGGCGCGGCGCCAGAGCGGTCTACGCCGGGGACCTCGCCGTGGTGGACGTGGATCAGGTGATGGTCGTCGATTCGATCGCCCAGAGCTTCATCGAACGGATGGAGCGTGACCTCGCCGCCACACCGAGATATCCTGGGCGCGTCTCGATCGTCGTGGACCATGTCGCGCCCGCCTCCACCGTGAGCGTGGCGCAGGCCCAGAAGGAGGCGCGCGAGTACGCCGCCGCCACGGGGGTCCGCCTCTTTGACGTGGGGCGCGGCATCTGCCATCAGGTCCTGATGGAAGAACGTCTCGCGCAACCCGGCTGGATCGTGCTGGGATCCGACAGCCACTCGACGACCTACGGGGCGGTCGCCGCCTTCGGCACCGGCATGGGCGCGACTGACATCGCCCTGGCCGCCGCGAGCGGCAAAACCTGGCTGCGGGTGCCCGAGAGCGTGAAGGTCACGTTGACCGGCGACCTCCAGCCCGGCGTGAGCGCCAAGGACGCCGCCCTGGAGATGATCCGTGTGCTGGGCGCCGACGGCGCGACCTACCAGAGCGTCGAGCTGCACGCCGGGGACCGCTTCACCCGCGGCGAACGCATGACGCTGGCGAACCTGTGCGTGGAGGCGGGGGCCAAGGCCGGGTTGGTCGTCCCCGGCGGCGAGATCCTGACCGCCTACGGCTACGACATTCCCGACTGGGTGTACCCGGACCCCGGCGCCGTGTACGTGCGCGAGGTCGAGATCGACCTGAGCACCCTGCGCCCGCGCATGAGCGCCCCCTCGGAGGTGGACAACGTTCACGACGTTTCCGACCTGCGCGGGCTACGGGTCGATCAGGTCTTTATCGGCACCTGCACCAACGGCCGCCTGGAGGACCTGCACGCCGCCGCCGAGGTGCTGCGGGGCCGCCGGGTTAGCCCCGGCACCCGCCTGCTGGTGATCCCGGCAAGCAGTCAGGTCATGGAGCAGGCGCTGGAAGACGGCACGCTGCTCACCCTTCAGCGGGCGGGCGCGGCGCTGGGGACGCCCGGCTGCGGTCCCTGTATGGGCCGCCACCAGGGGGTGCTCGCGCCCGGCGAGGTCTGCGTCTCCACCTCCAACCGCAACTTCATCGGCCGCATGGGGGACAAGGACGCGCGGGTGTATCTGGCCAGCCCGGCGGTGGCGGCGGCGACGGCGGTGCTGGGGCGCATCGGGTTGCCGGAGGACCTGGAGAGGCGGGTGGGGGCATGA
- a CDS encoding alpha/beta fold hydrolase produces MTDPRATPLHEGTPYLTERRVLAGVPVLIERPPEAADVRALCVVYHGAWAAKEGKLGVYTALAARGWAVVLPDAALHGERLGDAPADLNPREYVWQSVRGTVAEAPALLDALAELFSPLPVAVVGSSMGGYVAQTLARTEKRVTCAAALITSGVWQEPEVRRPDLRAWLEAQRPVTHADDLPPCTLLLASGDRDAVFPLAHHHAPTAAAYRAAYQRAGCPQRFREQVFAGVGHFTSRAMRDAVVRFLLAPDT; encoded by the coding sequence ATGACCGACCCGCGCGCGACCCCGCTGCACGAGGGCACCCCGTACCTGACCGAGCGGCGGGTGCTGGCAGGCGTGCCCGTGCTGATCGAGCGGCCCCCGGAGGCGGCGGACGTGCGGGCGCTGTGCGTGGTCTACCACGGGGCCTGGGCGGCGAAGGAGGGCAAGCTGGGCGTGTACACGGCGCTGGCGGCACGGGGCTGGGCGGTCGTGCTGCCCGACGCGGCGCTACACGGCGAGCGGTTGGGGGACGCGCCCGCCGACCTGAACCCGCGCGAGTACGTGTGGCAGAGCGTGCGGGGCACGGTGGCCGAGGCCCCGGCGCTGCTGGACGCCCTGGCGGAACTGTTCAGCCCGCTGCCCGTCGCGGTGGTGGGGTCGAGCATGGGGGGCTACGTGGCGCAGACGCTGGCGCGGACGGAGAAACGGGTCACGTGCGCGGCGGCGCTGATCACCTCGGGCGTGTGGCAAGAACCGGAAGTTCGCAGGCCAGACCTGCGGGCCTGGCTGGAAGCGCAGCGCCCGGTCACGCACGCGGATGACCTGCCCCCCTGCACGCTGCTGCTGGCAAGCGGGGACCGCGACGCGGTGTTTCCCCTCGCCCACCACCACGCGCCGACCGCCGCTGCCTACCGCGCGGCTTATCAGCGGGCCGGGTGCCCGCAGCGGTTTCGGGAACAGGTCTTTGCGGGCGTGGGCCACTTCACCAGCCGGGCGATGCGGGACGCGGTGGTCCGTTTTCTGCTGGCCCCGGACACCTGA
- a CDS encoding homoaconitate hydratase (catalyzes the formation of homoisocitrate from cis-homoaconitate) — translation MPRVWKFPDSVNTDDILPGKFAPFMAGEDLFQTYAFHYLRPEFAAEVRPGDVLIGGRNWGLGSSREYAPQALKKLRIGGIVAPSFARIHYRNLLNLGIPAFEADLTGVLADGAEVSLDAQTGTLTHAGGTFQLPPPPEFLREALREGSILAFFKKYGRFPGERPGEESGAAAPLD, via the coding sequence ATGCCCCGAGTCTGGAAATTCCCCGACTCCGTCAACACCGACGACATCCTCCCCGGCAAGTTCGCCCCATTCATGGCGGGCGAGGACCTGTTTCAGACCTACGCCTTCCACTACCTCCGCCCCGAGTTCGCCGCCGAGGTGCGGCCGGGCGACGTGCTGATCGGCGGGCGCAACTGGGGCCTGGGCAGCAGCCGCGAATACGCCCCGCAGGCGCTGAAGAAGCTGCGGATCGGCGGCATCGTGGCGCCGAGTTTCGCCCGCATCCACTACCGCAACCTGCTCAACCTGGGCATCCCCGCCTTTGAAGCCGACCTGACCGGCGTGCTCGCGGACGGGGCAGAGGTGAGCCTCGACGCCCAGACCGGCACGCTGACCCACGCGGGGGGCACCTTCCAGCTTCCGCCGCCGCCCGAGTTTCTGCGCGAGGCGCTGCGCGAAGGCAGCATCCTGGCCTTCTTCAAGAAATACGGCCGCTTTCCGGGCGAGCGGCCGGGCGAGGAGTCAGGCGCGGCGGCCCCGCTAGACTGA
- a CDS encoding histidine phosphatase family protein, giving the protein MGDLLLVRHAKATGQAPDAPLTPEGTEAAQRLAEALADSGLTRIVSSPWRRAVDTGRPLARQLGLEVETDERLTERVLSGDDLPDWQTHLRASFADAGLRLPGGESGAAARERVLAALRDARDPGGVSVVVTHGNLLALALGLDFGGWAGLRNPDVWRLDPDGRAARLDLA; this is encoded by the coding sequence ATGGGCGACCTCTTGCTGGTCCGGCACGCGAAGGCGACCGGGCAGGCCCCCGACGCGCCCCTCACCCCTGAGGGCACCGAGGCTGCCCAGCGACTCGCGGAAGCCCTGGCAGACTCGGGCCTCACCCGCATCGTGAGCAGTCCCTGGCGGCGGGCGGTGGACACGGGGCGGCCCCTGGCCCGGCAGCTGGGGCTGGAGGTCGAAACCGACGAGAGGCTGACCGAGCGGGTGCTGAGCGGCGACGACCTGCCCGACTGGCAGACGCACCTGCGGGCCAGCTTTGCAGACGCTGGGCTGCGCCTGCCCGGCGGCGAGTCGGGGGCAGCGGCCCGCGAGCGCGTCCTCGCGGCCCTGCGGGACGCCCGCGATCCCGGCGGGGTGAGCGTGGTCGTCACGCACGGCAACCTGCTGGCCCTGGCGCTGGGATTGGACTTCGGGGGCTGGGCGGGCCTGCGCAACCCCGACGTGTGGCGGCTGGACCCGGACGGCCGGGCGGCCCGGTTGGATTTGGCATGA